AATTGATAtcattattatgtttaatatttttcatttttcttttatctGATCTTTTATAGAAAACAATCTTTAATACAATGACATGGTTTTGTTTAAATCTTATTTTGTAATGAAATTCTTTTGATTATATTAATCGTATATCATTATCCATATGGCATTACATTGTGTGAGTGTAACGAcctaattttcacgtccaaaaatttcatttttgattaagtgatttgcaaaacatttgtaacaaaatatcatccgatcatatcatttaataaaaacatgtctcgtatctgaaaaccgaatcgtaaaacataataatatcagagtacaaatcccagaatatctcatagtgcggaaaacaaagagcgCGTGTATGAtgcgccgctaccgcgccagctccttcctctTTGTTGAAGAGGTagttgaaaccaaaactgaaaactgtaagcacaaagcttagtgagttcccccattgtaccacatatcatacaaccacatcacatacatactgccagtcatttctggggtgcccgacctacccggtgctgccattctggggtgccgacctaaccgtacggccattctggggtgccgtcctacccgtatcaagccattctggggtgctaactacccttcggtcctaataaccgaacctcggggactatttcacctcctactactactatcacatatatcatagcataatctattgtcagacatatctggggtgtccgacctacccttcggtcctaacaaccgaatctcGGAGACTattccccctcctactacctctatctcatataacatatcatgctagcagctaaacatatcataacatattgttaggcatatctggggtgcctaacctacccttcggtcctaacaaccgaactctatcactatcacatatcatatcacgctagcatagaacatatcaggtagtagcaacacagatgaatatcacaatGACAAACATCGAACATAcgatccctactggtgggccggcattgtggccgtagccccactgctactggaaggtaactcacctcgtagtagctactgaactgtgcgggaatcctctaactgctgccgctgctgctctggaaatcctccggctataattcccacaaaacactgagtcagaaactgacatctactcttccggtaaaatgaccattttacccctggccaagtcaaagtcaaagtcaacttctagttgacctgactcgccgagttggctcgccaactcgccgagtccctatccttccattagaccttatactcgactctactcgtcgagttaggcgatgactcgacgagttttccttctaaatgaacatcgactgaatcctcatccgacttgctgagttgtatgaacaactcgtcgagttcatcatcaactaatacacaggtcctgtccttgactcgccgagttgtatgaacaactcgtcgagttcatcttcatccttaagaagattgccttggactcgtcgagtctgttcatgcactcgccgagtcccatgaatttccagaacaatggctaagtccagaacgttgggtcactccctgggacccccttaaaacatttccacactcaactgggtccttatgacccttaactgatatgggacagaaccttagactcgccgagtccaagaacggactcgtcgagttagtcaCAACCACTCATTGAATCTTCGATTCCTGacgtacaacctttgatcaaaagatagatctatgcttctacaatcgatctagcacgtaaagttacaacctttacgtgcttgcatgggactttgagcttaaAAGGTCCTTAAACAAGCCCTCTgaaagcatggggccttctttgagtgcaagagccactcctttctgccttgtaacccctctaagggcctagatccgaaacatcaactccaatccatgcttgcaatcatggttgttgaccaaaatggcttagaaaagccctaaaacttcacaaaatgggatctagcaaATGGAAGAACAAGgtacaagctttttaccttcaatgagctgaaaATGGTGCACAAACTCAGATCCCTTTAGCCTCATCTtgttccttcaagcttttccttcccttcttggatcacaaaagcatcaaagtcactccaaatgccttagattgcttcaataacgactAGGGTTTGCTaagggggtcttctgggagcaaatgggacaaaggaggccgagttaaggcatttaaatagggtgcaaacccttggattagggttttttcccaaacagggtctactcgccgagtccaccgctTAAGTCTCGTGTCCCTTCTCGCTTctgctcggcgagttggaccttcaactcaacgagtccaaggccaaaatacaaAGTATTTAacaaaagaatacgtaccaagaaccaggtgctacagtgaGTATCTATCAGAGATTCATAATAATTAAGGAAATCACTAGTTCAATATGGACATGAAACCTTGTGTattattcttatagaatattgTACATAAATACAGTAACATCAATTATGattgtatatatttttaattcaaggattaatcataataattataAACATTCAGGAATTAAAGGTAACGTTTTCTATACATGCATATTATCCcgattataattattatatactATCACTCATATTTCATTACATGGTGTTATTATCTATTAGTTATTCATCATAATGAAGAAAATCAACATTCAATGAGGAATAAGGGTTGTGGAACCAAAAGATGGTTAAATATTACCCTGGAGAAGACTACCGTTCAAGGTCAACAGAAATCAAGATCATGCAAAATATGTGGCGTGTAAGGTCATGATACAAGGAAATCATTAACAATGAACAAAATTTTCAAAGAATAGTTTGCACAATGTTgtctatatatatttttattttttcatactaGAATAATTAAACAATGTTGTGTACATTTAATTACATTATGTTTTTATCCTTTCGACATCTAATTagaatttggcaaaaaaaaattATGCTCCAAAGTGAGTTTCCCATTTAATTTCACAAATGTATCCGTAAATATTGATTTTAAGAACTTTGATCATTCTCCTCCATTTCACCATCTTCGGTTTCAACTCTTTCTGCTGTCCATTGCTTTTGAGTTTCTTCAACTCCAACTTGCGCTTTTTCATTTTCTGGCTCATTGGCACTTCGAAAAATAGTACCCGAAAACAAGTTATTGAACTTCTTTGCCAATTCCATGTTCTATTTTCATTTGGAAACATCGATATACAATTAGAAACAATTTCTTCCATATTCTCTTTTTTCTACAAAAACTTTCTTGAAGACCTTTTCAAACATTTCTTCATGTTCCTGAAAAACATTAAGGCCTTAGAACTATAAGTATAACTTATTAAATGAAATCATAATATTCAGTTGAATAATAAGTTATGAAGGAACATACGATATAGCATATCAGAATAGTAGAATATCAATTATGAACCATAAGCATGTCATATCAGAATATCTAGAATTAcagaaaatagcaacatactttaatcTTTCTACTACTATAAACAATGTACTTTACTTATTACTCAttctagcaacatactttcaattCCTAACCAATCTAAGCAATATGTAACTTGAACCTTGTAATGTGATAATAAGTGTTAGATTACATCTTGATATTATCAGTTAAAAATGAGTTCTCCATATGAGGTTAACCAAGTTTAATTAGATACTCACATTCAGCCTACGACTGCTAAATGACAACAGAACAAAGGATTTGACAGTTTCTTAGAATATTTggaataaataatttaaaacaaatttatatCCTTAGAATATTGAgaataattaatctaattataGATATAACTCGTTTCAAGGTATGATATTTACAACTTCCGTCGATTAGCCATGTAGACATCAATTTTCAGAAAATTCATCGTCAATTTCTCCATTACAGACATCTATTTTCTATATTTCATATCACAACATCGATTTCCAACAATTCATCATCACATAATTTTGCTATTACTATAGGATTATCAAGAAGGTTGGTTTTCAGCAACGCATTATTAAAATGAGAATGAACAGGATACTAACTCTAATATACTAAATCAGAAATGCTAGAATATTCTACTAAAagctaatatataaaaaataattccTAGAATATTTTACTACACAAATCAAAGTGACTAGAATAATATGCTATATAAAATCAGAATGACTAAAATATTGTACTAAACATCAATGTTCTAAAATTCATCATCAGTTTCTCTATTACAGACATCAATAAGGAATTTCGATATTTCAACATTAATTTTCAACAGTTCATCTTCAATTTCTCTACCACTGAAGGATTATCATAAATGATTGATTACCTATAGATTCTAAATAATTTCCTATCAGAACATTGATTTTTAGCAATTCATCATCAAATAATTTTGCTATTACTAAAGGATTATAAGCAAGGTTCAATTTTGAACAATTTAATAATTTATCATAAACTTTGTTCTTACATAAGATTATCAACTCATCGGTAATCGGTTTTCAGCAATTCATGATAAAAATAGGAATGAGCATGATACTAAACAAAATGGATAGAATATTACATAAGGAATTTCTAGATTTCAACATTTATTTTCTGCAATTCATCATCAATTCCGAATTAGGATATTACACCATATACTAGAATATCACACcttataatataatttcataataTTACGCATTAATATCCTAATATTAtacataattttgaaatattatacattaaaattagaaaaaaaatatatatatgttaattatTTGGATTTCCTATAAATCATTCTAGATATTCGCATTCCattataagttttaaatttagaatattacatatattattaatatcttatataatataagtttattttacacagTAGAACCTAATTTTAGAATATTACACTTTaatatcaaatcatacacaatttcataatattaaatattaacaaTACAATATTTAATGTTGAACATCTAGAATAACTAGAATTACACATCAACGAGtgttaaaaaaaaaacctaaatttAGTAAGACATTATTCTAttataatattttacatataacTTTGATTATCGTAGAACGTTATGCATATTATTCTAAAtgaacaaacaaaataaaaaattattcaattagAATATTATACATATACACATTAATTATGTCTTATTAACCGTACTTGTAAATTTAAATGAAATCATAATATTCAGAATAATCAACTTAAAACAATTCACCTTTCGCAAATCAGAGTAttctaattataatattatacttcTATTCATGTTAGTACTCAACCTATAACATTATTCTACAAGAATATTCTATATGTACGTTCAACATGCATATCGTTTTTTTAGAATATTCTACTTCTATACATGTTAGTATCCAATCTAAAACATTATTCTTTATGAATATAACTTATTAAAAGATATCataataattagaataaataaattaaaaaataaatcataataagTATAATATCAAGTAATTAAATGAAACCAGAATATTCATAATAATCAACTTAAAACAAATAAGCTTTTACAAATTTGAATATTCTAATTGTAATATTATAGTTCTATACAGACTACCAGTCAAACTATaaaattattttgtaaaaatattctatatatacatattttttttcttttacaataTTCTAATTTTATACATGTTAACAATTAGCCTATAATATTATTATGTAAGAACAATCTGAAtcagaaatttaaaaaaaaatctaaacaacacataaaaatcatttttttataaccAACAACACTTAACATTACCAAGTACACTTCATTACAAAAATGCCCAGAAACAAGCCAATGATAACATAAGCCAAAAACATGGATAAATAGTGAGTAAACATACTGTTCCTTTCAATATAAAAGCAAATTCCTTTGCATCATACTTGTTGCTTTTCATTTCTTTGACAAGATGTGTGAAGTTATCAGGGAGCTTTACATCATCTTGGACTTCTATAGAGTTCATTTGATTAAGAAGATTGTAAAGTTCACTAACAAGCCTTTGTTTTATTAACAAATTATGTTACAAATTATCTTAAACAAGTTTAGAACAACAAGCATCAATCACTCGTAACATTATCAACTAATTTATTCTACTATAgagtaatatatatttttttaaactattGTACTTATTGTAAAGTATCTTAAGTTAACAGCAAATTTCAAACAATTACAACAAGCTAAAACATTAATAAGTaaaaattcttttataaaatatcttAAGTTAACAACAAACATTATCACTTAGAACAACATCATAACAATCAAAATAAACCTAGTTGCAGtagataaattttataaaaaaaaaactataaatctACCTACAATAAACAAGTTTATTGATAACTTTGACTACAATAAAGTTATATAATACATTTGGTATCAAAGATTCTAAAATTCTAAAATTGATTGCTAACCCTAGTTACAGTAAATTGGATCAAATATTAACCATAGGTGTAGTAAACAAGTAAATTACTATAGTACATAATTTCACAATAGTGTTTTATAAATCATCATATAATATCCAGAATCAGAATCGAAATCAGAATCATAAAAACAAACTAAACAAGATATTAGTGTCATCTAACCTGATTGTTGAACTATATGATCAAAATTGGAATCAAGATATTCAAAATCAGATGTATCCGAGCTTTGATTTGTAGTAGAATGAAATTGTGGTTTTCGGAATGAGAATCAAAATCAATTTCTTCAGGTTATTCTTGAGAGATTTGAAGCAAAATTTTAATGCGAACGAACTTTGAATTGATGAAAGAAAATGTAATCATGATTTAGAATCTCAATCAGAACACTGAAAATCAAAATGAGAATGAATCATAATCGATTCTTAGGTTTTTTTGAAGAAACCTTTCATAATCAAAAATCAATTCAGTGATTTTAGGAAGAGCAATGTGAAGCAGAATCAAAATGAAAGGAGATCGAATTCAGGTAAGTTCTTCGATCAAGATTGCAGATCAGGAAAAATGATGGTTTTTAGGGTTTGTCGGAGGGTGAGAGTTTTCTGGTGCGTGAAGAATGAATGAATATGTTTGACTCACGATTGCAGATCAATTAAAAACAAAGTTACGATACTACCCCTTCGTGTCTTTCATTAATCCCAAAGTTTAATAGAATTTCAAAAATGTCACCGCCTTTATATTGTTCTAATTTGATTTAATTTCATATATAGATCATGGTAGATGAATGGTCCAGATTTTGTccccatgtctcacaaaatatcattgtcatatatatatatatatatatatatatatatatatatatatatatatatatatatatatatatatatatatatatatatatattcaataattGTGAAAACCAAAGACTAAACTAACTTAAGCAACAAGAAAAAGAAATCCTCCATCACTTTATGAATTATAATCATAGGAAACTAATTAAAAGTAGCGTATCCTTAAACAAACGGGAACAAAATTGAATAAATAAATGGCATATGATGGTATATCCTTTCAGTTACAGTTAAAGACTAAAAGTGCCATGCAAAGTAGATTGACGTTGGAAACGGTGGCCAAACAATTCAATTCTGAGTAACACCCACATCAAGACAAACTCATCTCCAATGGAAACACTTTTTCTCTCCAAGCTTTTATTGGTTAATTATGACACTGAAACCAAGGAATATCTAAAAAATTAAAAGTGGAAAAGTTTCAAGATCGTAAATTTGTTTTTTTAGGTATCTTTAGGCGCACTGTACGCAACTCCTCGGAGTTTTACAAATACCAGCCCACAGTAAAGACAAATTCATCACTAAAATATCTGCCTGTGTCGTCACCCTTTTGTACCACACCATGGGGCCAAGTTGCACGGCCTCCTATGGTGGTGCTCCTCCTCGTTTATTATCTCCCTCCGTCGGAAAACCGTCGTGCATTCCGGCAACTCACCAAGATCAGCAAATAAAGACTCGTCTTCTTCTCTAATTGAGAATCATAGCCATGTCAGCATCTCCCACTATGTCTCCTGCCATCAATGGACTTTCTAACATGGTTGAGGTCGTGGATTCCAAATCGTAACACCACCCGAATTGATCGCTCGAAGTTACAAAAGGCCCACCCGTCACCACCTGATCAAGAGTACTGGTGAACTTTTCGTCAGGCTCGGATATCGATTGCTTTGTAATGAGAGGAGGATCTTCTTCTTGATCATCGGAGTTTGAGACTGTTTCTtctgtggtggtggtagtggtagtggaGGCTGCAGGTGGTGGTGATGCCGCGGAgttgtagtggtggtggtggtgattgtTGTTTCTTGATGCCGGCCAAGGGTGGTTGTGCTCGCATGCATACGTCACCATAACCATGGTGGGGTCTGTTCGGCTCCTCTCTACTTGTTTTCTTGCGGGGCATCCTTTCGAACTACTACATCTATAGTAGCCACTGCCAAAGAAAATAATAATTGAGGCTTATTATTAATTTCTTAATTTATCATCGTTTTGTCTTGTCATTAGCATCTTGTAAACATCACGTGAATTTTTATATTCAATTGTGAGGTAACTTATCTATTGAAAAACacaatgagaataatatattcaaTTGTAAGAtaacttattttttaaaacacaataaaaaattTGTTAACCAACGTTGTAATTTGGGAATTGAAATTATCTAAGAGATAATATTTTTTTAGCGTTAAGAAGAGACAATGTAATATTAAAAGAGTAAAACAGCttaattattattaaataaagaagaaaacatataattaaattcttatcaaaATACATTAATCTCAACATATATTGctatgattttaattttttttttcttttgtaaaaTGGTTTTCAATTATGTTTATATTGAAAAGATGCACATTATATGTGACTTAACAACATAATAATTAATCTCTTCCAAAGTTCCTATCATGACTCTTAGCTTCATAATTACTAGAAACATAGAAATCATCTTACCTTGATTCATTCGATTATTACAAATTaacaaaatacaaaattataTTACATAAATTTTAGAGGGTTAACATATATACCGAGGGTAAGGTGAGCCTTTGATGGGTTTCTGGCCATATTTTCTCCAAGCCCAAGAATCAGAAGGCGGAGCATTTGTCTCGCTCTTCAACCGAGATCCTTCGATGTCTCTTAGTGGCACTGATACTACTCGTTTTTGTATCGAACGTCTACTGTAAACAAATCCCAATATATAAACtcagttttttttttctgagTTTGTATTGGAATATATTTGATGGAAAATTCAATTGTGCTTTTGTGTGTGTTCCACACTAAAATCAACTAACCTCCTTTTAAGGGTACTTGAAGTGGAAGTGGTCTTCATGTCGTTAAACATGTCAGAAGTTGGTGACTCTCCACTGTTTTCCGGCGAGTTGTCATGTTCTTCGTGATCTTCCATGTTTGAGAAAACTTCTTTAACTCTTGTATGACGTCTGGTGGATTCTTGATATTTACCTTTGTGTTTACGCATATATATACGTAGCTATAATGATGGCTCAAATGGATgaatgagagagagaaagagaaagagaggaaGAGAAACTGATGAAGGAAAATGGGGGAAGGTGATGAAAGAATGGGGTGGTGTAAATTAATTATACGGGTCCCAAATGTCGACAGATGGGCAATTGGATATTTTATAGAGGACGTGCAAGGAGATGTGAAAATAAATCCAAACTCTAAAGGAGGGAAGGGGGGTTTGGGGAttatttaatttcaatataatTAGAATAGTACAATAATATACTCCAATTTGAAAGAGACCTCTTAATGATCTTAATTCTTAATCTTAATTTATCTTCATTTTGATCTAACTCTATGACTTTGGCATTTATGGCATTATCTTTCTTCCGTCGTTGGTTTAATATAAAGTATTTTTCCCTTTGCCAAGtggagattttttttattttcattcaagTAGACTGGGTTACTATATATTTGAGGCATTTAATAGCATTCACAACTATATGACAAGTGATTTTTACTCTCTATATGGTTGTAATGATTTTTACTTTTAACATTTTTAATTATAAGTGAACCTTTTGGGTGGATTAATAACTAAATGTGATGGGTCGCATGTTTAGCCATATATAAATTCTTTAATGTAATGGCTCTTCGTTTGAATGGACCTAGTTGAGTTCTTTAACTTGTTATGTTTTATAGGTAGACCATGCCAATAATTCTCCTTGTTTATCTTGTGTAGGAAACATATAAGGCGGCTACCACAAAGAGACACCACATATTGGCAAAGAATTGCAACTACTACCAAACATATGAACGCAATTTGTCTATGGAAAAGACAAGGACTAACAATTATTTTCCATAGAATGGGGACCATCGATCAAGAAGGGCTTTGGAGACTACAATCGAATTGATCAAAAGAGTGAAATATGGCCAACTCTTCTAGTTACGTCTCTAACCTTACTATGCTTCCCTGACAAACGATCGAATTCAGATTGTTGGTGTGATTTATATAGTACATCAAAAAAAAATGTTAGCTTATGAAATAATAATGATCTTTTTATCCGGTTGTTGCCCAAAATAGCACTAGCTGTATAAACACTAGCCACACATAAATTTTAAAAAGTGTAACCAATCGAGTGATTGGAGTATTGATGCTTGGAAATGTTagaaaatttagggtttgtggtggagatctggataccaacttaGATCGTGAGAACACTTTCCGAattgatatttctaccctatgtctGGGTTGCAAGAAATTCAACCTAtgataatccaagtggacacttacgaTACTAGGTAGAGAAATCGTAAGCCAAATTGCCAGAAAGATTctgtgaaagtttgaagaaaacgagagctAAATTTCGTGTCTTTCTTCTGAGAAGGAAGAAtcgtttatataataaacgagattagggtttcattagggttgggccaTCATGAGTTGCTTTCGAAGCAAGTCAGGGTAATCTatattttaatgagaatttagggttaccaaaactaacgagtttcgttagttttaccataatcaccctccaGAATCCTAATTTCCCAATATGTTCCCATATGTAAAATTCGGAAAGGTTTTGGGGCGCTGCCCATTAGACCCTGCTAAAGGGGCGCTGCCCTCGGACCCCCGACTTGTCGTCGAACCggcttctaattcgatcttataaATTTGTGCACTCCACACAAACTCGGACATATATTAGAATACAAACtatgaagccccttagctcacatgttaattccagttacataaaatgacatgtaacACTAAAATCACCAGCAATCCTCCCCAATTTTAGTGTAACCCTTGAACAAACATAACCTTATCAAACAAACCAAACTAGTACATAATGAAAATATCGAAACGATTGAATTCCCACTTAGTATCATACATTTGCAAATACTTGAGAATTAGGGTGTTCTAAGAATTGAACCCATCAACCCATTTGAATACCAGAAAGTAAAATACATACTAGTTTATTGAATTTCTAGCAAAATACAACTTGACACTATTATAAAGTCGTGTGTCCCAATCCTCTCATGATCGTATCAAGGTCAAGTCCACAACCTCTTGAAATGCAGCTACACTTCACAATCACGTAGGTAACTCCTTTCCATGTATCTGCACATACATTTATCAAAGGAATTATTAAGAAGTTAAACTTCAACCTGGCTAACTTGCAGAACCGAACACATACCTGGAATGAATACTTCATATGTTCCAATCTATAAGTAtgagctttccacattgaattcaactcCTAACATTATATTAGGAGGGAATTGGGTGTCTCATCATTACAAAATTAAATGGACTTTAATCTTATCCCGATTACAGACTTGTGCACTAAGTCTCTTGTCAGACCTTTAGTCAAGTGATCTACCAAATTTTGTTGCGATTTCACAAACTCAACCGAAATCACACGATTCATGATTAGTTCTCTAATCATAATATGTCTAACACCTAGGTTTCTAGACTTGCCATTATAAACCGGGTTATATGTCTTAGCCAAAGCGGTTGCACTATCACAAAGATAGAAATAGGTGTTATCGGTTTAGACCACAAAGGAATCTCATAGGCTAAATTCCT
The genomic region above belongs to Lactuca sativa cultivar Salinas chromosome 4, Lsat_Salinas_v11, whole genome shotgun sequence and contains:
- the LOC111885093 gene encoding LOW QUALITY PROTEIN: probable WRKY transcription factor 65 (The sequence of the model RefSeq protein was modified relative to this genomic sequence to represent the inferred CDS: inserted 2 bases in 1 codon); translation: MRKHKGKYQESTRRHTRVKEVFSNMEDHEEHDNSPENSGESPTSDMFNDMKTTSTSSTLKRSRRSIQKRVVSVPLRDIEGSRLKSETNAPPSDSWAWRKYGQKPIKGSPYPRGYYRCSSSKGCPARKQVERSRTDPTMVMVTYACEHNHPWPASRNNNHHHHHYNSAASPPPAASTTTTTTTEETVSNSDDQEEDPPLITKQSISEPDEKFTSTLDQVVTGGPFVTSSDQFGWCYDLESTTSTMLESPLMAGDIVGDADMAMILNXREEDESLFADLGELPECTTVFRRREIINEEEHHHRRPCNLAPWCGTKG